In Perca fluviatilis chromosome 18, GENO_Pfluv_1.0, whole genome shotgun sequence, one genomic interval encodes:
- the LOC120546410 gene encoding LOW QUALITY PROTEIN: low choriolytic enzyme-like (The sequence of the model RefSeq protein was modified relative to this genomic sequence to represent the inferred CDS: deleted 1 base in 1 codon; substituted 1 base at 1 genomic stop codon) yields MDLRTTVSLLLLLLLGLCNAHDGIYHGADNEIIVDHSDTEDLTTTILRMNNDSLLEGDVVIPKTRNAMKCLDQKNSCLWPKSANGNVEIPFLLSDSYDNTDISEIQPAMKGFESNTCIRFIPRQSQEAYLSLEPTYGCASLMGRTGDIQVVSLQRFGCVSLGIIQHELLHALGFYYEHTRSDRDNYIKINWDNIDQDFVYDFQKQDTNNLNTTYDYSSIMHYGRSAFAKPGFDSLTPIPDSSVPIGQTDGMSKINILRVNRLYQCXSYIAYKITSAGTLSSPTEEPPNTKQSCSSPISPGTKRGQKRASLVITHSAVAESVKVFTGDLSQRLIAAASRTSPLTFKQVLVLSQGL; encoded by the exons ATGGACCTCAGAACAACGGTTtctcttctgctgctgctgcttctgggcCTCTGTAACGCTCACGATGGCATT TATCACGGTGCTGATAATG AGATCATAGTGGATCATTCTGACACAGAGGACTTGACAACAACTATTCTGAGAATGAACAATG ATTCTCTGCTGGAAGGAGACGTGGTGATTCCAAAAACCAGGAATGCTATGAAGTGCTTAGAT CAAAAAAATAGCTGTCTGTGGCCGAAGTCTGCTAACGGGAATGTGGAAATCCCTTTTCTTTTAAGCGACAGTTATG ACAACACCGATATAAGTGAGATTCAACCTGCCATGAAGGGCTTTGAAAGCAACACCTGCATTCGCTTCATTCCACGTCAGAGTCAGGAGGCGTACTTAAGCCTTGAACCAACATATGG CTGTGCCTCTTTAATGGGTCGTACTGGAGACATACAGGTGGTGTCACTGCAGAGGTTCGGCTGCGTAAGTCTCGGCATTATCCAGCACGAACTGCTGCACGCGCTGGGTTTCTACTACGAACACACTCGCAGTGACCGTGACAACTATATCAAAATCAACTGGGATAATATCGATCAAG ATTTTGTCTACGACTTCCAAAAGCAGGACACAAATAATCTCAACACTACGTATGACTACTCTTCTATAATGCACTATGGaag ATCTGCCTTCGCAAAGCCTGGATTTGATTCTTTAACTCCCATCCCTGACTCCTCTGTTCCAATCGGGCAGACAGACGGCATGTCCAAAATCAACATTCTCAGGGTCAACAGGCTCTACCAGTGCTGAAGTTACATCGCATATAAGATTACCTCA GCCGGGACCCTGAGTTCTCCAACTGAGGAGCCGCCAAACACCAAGCAGAGCTGTAGCAGCCCGATCAGTCCAGGAACAAAAAGAGGACAAAAGAGAGCCAGCCTGGTCATCACTCATTCAGCTGTGGCTGAAAGTGTGAAGGTGTTCACCGGTGATTTGAGTCAAAGATTGATTGCAGCAG CATCCCGGACCAGTCCCCTCACTTTTAAACAGGTCCTGGTTTTGTCTCAAGGCCTCTAA